aatggcatcctgggtgctcggcggatgttcgcgaagcatatgcctcatttcccttggaatgagaaggttccgctctggatgagggcccaggatcacttggtggagtgccaggccgatcgagacgaagctgaagctgagcgccaagctgctcttgcagaggctcgggcccagaaagcgacttccgaaggtgatactactgctgggggttcttcgaaggatgctcccctgggggatgctcctgagactcccaagagttagggattcgggcagtcgtcttcttcagagtcggtcggttccagttgaggacttccgaacatgtgcttgcctttcccccttttgcctcggcgctgcgttgtactcatttctttttgttttctttagtacttcggtaggccggtattgtctgttgatggctgccgattttaactgtttcattttgttttcaatttttgaggctttcaatgtatttgtactccccccaaatattgaataaaaaatgaatgtttgttacttggctgcttcttttcaacttgtactttcgcaattttaggtctttaaatccgtagatttctcgagctcctctttctgtagacttgctaaaaaccttttgatcttgcgagctctttaaatccgtagatctgttaagagactttttaactttgcgagttcttcaaatccgtagatctgctaagagactctttgattttgtgagttcttcaaatccgtagatctgctaagagactctttagttttgcgagttcttcaaatccgtagatctgctaagagactctttagttttgcgagttcttcaaatccgtagatctgctaagagactctttagttttgcgagttcttcaaatccgtagatctgctaaaagactctttagttttgcgagttcttcaaatccgtagatctgctaagagactctttagtttccagactcttcaaatccgtcgatctgctcagaggtttggattgttcttccgatctcttgtggttcggaaacctgggcaagagatcgctagtctgcctcttagttatgccttcggcgatccgtggatctgagccggagttttataacttgattcgagcgactgtttgttgcgaacaaattttattagggtaccgcgaatccgaggattctggacgattccctgaagtgtatgatttggtcatttcttgcattttatcaaggaatgggcaaagtcaatcctgtttttagtctcggattgatcagatccgaggctgcatgtatatataacgggacaataaatatagagataagtttaatgaaactcatggtgccaatggctttcctcttctcattaaacaacttacttggtttacagacagagatcatacaaaatatttcttgagaacatcggcattccaatggttcttcaaaattgttccatctaactgtttcagcataaacgtgcctggccttttttcggaatggatgatgtatggtccttcccaagtggctgagagtttgccatggatccgtcctttctgaaccgaggcggcgtttctgagtactagatcaccgacttttaggggtctggcgttgactcttcggttgtaatgcttgttgaccctctgcaaataggctgtgttgagtgtccttgcatcgttccgagcttcgtccagtagatcgagagcttcggatagaagttggttgttgctctctccttggagcccatcatacctgttgtatgcctggatcctcaggctttctgttccgatttccacagggattacagcttcggatccgtatacaaggtggaacggtgtttgcccggtagcttctttctcagtggtccgaagggaccatagcgttccgggtagctcttctaaccatttgtttttgtcatcctcgactcttttcttgagtgcattgaggatgagtttgttagcagcttcggcttgcccgttgctttgtgggtgacagactgccgagtacgctaggtgtatgccgaactgtttgcaccatttttgcaacggggtgttgtcgaactgtttcccgtggttgaagaccatcagtcttggtatgccgaaccttgtgatgatgttctgccatatgaacttgcggacctgaggttcggtgatggaggagacagcttcggcttcgatccatttgctaaaatagtcgactcctacaatcaaccactttttctggttcgtcgctgaggggaagggaccaatgatgtctaacccccactgtgcgaatggtaagggatacagtgttgattgtagggtttgagctggttgatggatggctggtgcgaacttttggcatttctcgcatttccttgccatctgctttgcctcggaaaccatagtgggccaccagtacccagcccgaagagctttatgtgccaatgtcctgcctccgatgtggtttccgcatatcccgaggtggatttcccttaggatgtagtcagcgtctgttggacccacacattttagcagcggagcagagaatgatttcttcatgagctctccttcggcgctgatgatgaaccacttgttgaatcttttcagttttcttgcCTGCAGCTTAtcctcgggaagttctcccctttctttgtatgcaactactgcgtccatccagctgggttcggtacgtaagctgcatactgtggtgggtggcaagtcaatgcttctctcttggtgaacctccacgtggaccgacctgtttaggtcgatgagtgttgagcttgcgagttttgacagtgcgtctgcttgcgtgttttgtcctcgggggatgagaatgacttcaaaggatcttaactttgacgttaaggatttaatttttgctaagtaagctgtcatgctgggccatttggcctcatactcccctcggatctggttggctacaagctgggaatcagttttgaggcaaacatgctcggcctccagggataaacaaagctctatccctgcgattgcggcctcatattcggcctcgttgttagttgctttgaagccgaacttcaatgcatactctatgcttttccccgtcggggggattagtacaactcctgctcctgagccgtttattgtggaagatccgtcagtgaagacctcccaagtgcttttcgtatcatccagcatttcctggtatgagcactcggccaagaagtctgccaatgcttgtgctttgattgctgtcctcggctgatatttgatgccgaactctgatagttcgaaggcccaggcagccaatcttcctgacctctctattttgtcgagtactttttcgagcggttggtcagttagcactgtgatctggtgggagtcgaagtatggcctcagttttcgtgcagctaccactactgcatatgcgactttctcgatgagtgggtaccgggtttcggcccctgtgagtgttcggctggtgaagtagattggctgttgcttcttttcttcttcccgaagaagcactgcgctgacggttccagggctaactgcgacatataggtacagggtttccccctcctttggtctggccagtgtcggcagttgagctaggtgggctctgagttgctgaaaagcttctttttgctcctgttcccatatcagttcgggatccactttcctcgggaccccctttttcttgactggttctgcttctcctccggggaggttctttggtttcagtgctttgaagaagggggctcccttgtccgaggcttttgatatgaaccttgttagtgcggctaacctgccggttagcctctgcacatctctcttggtcttcggctcgggtaaatccaatgccgcttggactttgtctgggttcgcatcaattcctctttcgctcaccatgaatccgaggaatttccctgacttcaccccgaagacgcatttttttgggttcagcttcatgctgtatttcctcagatttccgaaggtctctgccaagtctttgacgtggtcttcctccttgatgctttttacgatggattcatccacatagacctccacattcctccctttctggtcggcgaagacgtgatcaactagcctctggtaggtggctccggcatttttcaagccgaaaggcatcattttgtagttgaacactcctgcgcttgtgatgaacgccgtctttgctctgtcatcggggtgcatgaatacttggtggtagcctgaaaaggcatccatgaagctgagcagtgcatggccgctggtggagtcaaccaattgatctatccttggcaggggatagcagtctttggggcaggctcggttcaggtctgtgaaatccacgcacattcgccaggagccgttcgcttttttgaccatcaccacgttggccagccatttcggatacatgcatggttcaatgaatccggcctcctgcaactttttcacctcctcggcgatggctttgtttttctccgaggagtagttcctctttttttgcttgactggccgagcttcagcgttgacgtccagcttgtgacaaatcagcttcggatttatccctggcatatctgctgctgaccatgcaaagatgtctttatgatccctgagtaatcggatcaaatcgattcggagccccgagcttaggcccttgcctattcggacgctcctgtctgaatcctcttcgaggaagatatcctccatttcttgatctggttcgggagatagggtttcggggcgggcatcaacttttgcgggagacaagctgctcgtgcttgctcttctcctttttgcctcgctttcctctcccgtagctcctttttcttcctcggggccgtcccctagtttgggctttcggacagcagtgtggcaggttcttctcgccacttcttgatcacctctgattcgttcggcgaatcctgcatccgagacgtatatcatcagctggtggtatgtggaggggactgcttgcatcttgtgaatcatggttctccccatgattacgttgtatacggagtcgcagtccatcaccaaaaattcgtcccgaagggtttttgctgcctggccttcacccattgtgactggcagggtgatctttcctcgagggatagctgcggatccgttgaatccgatcagaggataactgactttcgtcagtgcttcctctgggtcttcgaggatcagctgctcgaagcagtttctgaagatgatattgacggcacttcctccgtcgactaacactcgatgtacgttgtggttgttgaggtccatggaaatgaccagaggatcgtcatgtttgtactggactccgaagcaatcatcagcagtgaaggtcatgttcggggggtgtggctggttgtctcccaccgcgctgaagttgacccgatgggagagggctcttaggtgttttttgctggcctggccggacttctgtcccccgaacaccactaggatgtcattcttcttgtgccctgttgcttcgtagacccttttctggggttgctcgtgttgtttgccgcttgcggccttttctttttcctcccttcggtctaacaagtactgtttcaggtagcctcggcgaatgAGGTCCTctatgttgtctttcagcgagttgcattcttcggtgtggtgaccgaagtcatcatgaaactcgcaccatttgttcttgtttctccgagctgggttggacttgagcttcccaggtagtttccacttttcgtcatttctgttgaggctaaatatctcttttcggggcagagctagtggagtgtagttggtgtacttgggttgaagttcaccccttctcccgtctttcttcgggctcatctctctagctcctactttctctttccccttccttgagctgccctcgggcttgctctgggtattctttaTGTCTCTCGggtccgacgatcctttcaatcttgcagcggccttgttgaactcttcggttctgatgaacgcatcagccatttggagcacgtcagctattctggaggggttcttcattgagagttcgtcacggaacttcccttcctggagcgcgtgcttcaaggcgaagatggccacgtctggctgcaagtttggtatgtttgttgattccttcatgaatctggccatgaattctctcagactttcgtctctttcttgttggattgaggtcagttctgctgtggttcgctcggggcgattgttgctcacgaactgtgtgcagaatctctttttcagctttttccagctcttgatcgatcccttcggcagcgatctaaaccactctcccgccactccggttagcgtggttgggaaatatttacaccaacatgcttcggagtagggactcaagaacatttgctgctcgtaggagatgacatgatccctcggatctgtgattccgctgtaggtcaggtgcgctggcagtcttaccttcggtatttcttccatgatcagctcgtccgagaaaggggatgacgtgggagtcatgattcttttcccgagtctagccctgatgccttcgtttgccgaggttctgtgattagaacgttcgggcgtacgatgggggctaggggttcgatcatgcctcctgtctcttcttctctctcggctactgacctcgggtcgttcgccagatctgcttggctcgcccaccccgagtctcgtatggatcgagggtcttaaccttgagtggaccgagggcctcaacctgctgagcaccgagcttcggacccgagtgttacgagtagtcgattcgctttggagagctgttggagtaggcgatggtctcgcaaaccaatctggttgctgttgtgcccttttttgggtgtcccacgtgctttccatccacctcgacgtcaagtgtgtacctgtcaagggaaggagttctcgttcgggtctggacacttccgcactgggtggctcgttcagccttcgcctggtcctcctctcttctctgcggtcatttgccagtccttgctgcttctcattgaagaggaagttttgcatgatggtcatggccgcagtgagctcttccctagttggaatcggaggtcctgcatttgtggcggtcgtagctctgcttggctgtgacctcgccatcgatcgagggtgctcctcttggtcagattctgaatctgaccgcaccatcatatcgtcgtcattgttgttaacaacatcattcaccattttcgcggaaagaggtgattgatgtctttcaaaggctttgaagtgttcttccccacagacggcgccaaattgttccggtgttgtaaagatggaaacaatgggcttcgaatgaaggcccttttgtatgtgttgaagatcttgcttgtttgaatgagtagagtccgaattcacctgcacaagagcaaagtcactagcctcgggggtgtttccgaggaaagcccctccgatgcctaagtaagaacggtgctcggattctagagagaagttctctagaagagtagtcttaaggcgataaattggacgtaccttgaggtgtgagccttggcggcctatttataatgtttgcataataaatgcccataggtcatttattgctattgggccttgggccttaatggatggctgaatagccattggtaggtttgatgctgttgtttagagccattgggctttggacttagtggcccaattgagagtcaattgggagcccaaacaagtACAAAGTACTACGTATCAACCAACAAACTCAGTTGCAAGCAGTTTCAAAACCTTTGATGATCGATCACATTCATACACAGCACGTGGACAAGCATCGTAAAAGAAGAGCAAACGCACATACGAAACGGAAAAAGCACAAAAGAAAATGACAAATTATTACACAACCGAATAAAACTTACACCTCAAAATCTCAAATAGTACGTGTTCAGCTCCTGcagtatataaataaaataaaataaaataaaaagtgaaataaattaaaaacttaaagaggagagagaaaaacaaaaccaaaaaaaagatGAGGAAAAAATGTCGACATGATCGTGCTCATTCTCCCCTAAAAAAGTCATCTTGTTGGTTGAACTTTTCTCAATTCCCAAACCTTCTTCTTCATAAATGTCGACATTTTCATACCACCATCTTTCTCCCTCTTCTCTATCATTCCCTGCTACAATCAACTTCACATAGAGAGAAACTGAGAAAAAACTATCCccttctctttttctctctcttaactATCCTTAATTTCCAATTGAATTACGCAAATTTTCCGTAATTCGAGAATCGTGATTCGTGtccacccttttataaaacccCCTTTTTATCCCCTCTCTTATTTTCCCACCCATGTCATCCTTCTTCCAGGTTTGTTGTTTTTCCCTCTCTCTCCCTTAAATACAGAAAATACTTCGCAGTTCAGTAGCAGTAGAAAATCAAGTAATTACTGTAGTGATATTTTgggttattttaattaatcaatggattttatttttgaaacagGATTTCTTGTTCCCATTACTCGGCCTCATACCCTTCACAGAGCACTTTAATGTGTTTTcaggtatttttttttacttatatGTTCACATTTGTGAGTATTTTTCTGGATTGTTTAAAATGTTTGCCCGTACCCTGttattattctttttctttGGTATAAAAATCTATGTTTTGTGTCTTGTATACCAGTATCTATCATGGGTTTGGGCCCATTTCAGTGCGAATTTAACTCCAACTAGAACACCTCGACAAGCCAAATTCCCCataacaaaataattgataCTCCATAAATGAGCACTATattatatatacggagtattttctTGCCACTTTGATGGAAGAACAATAACAGCACTCTGTTTTCTGTCTAACTAAGTAAGGAAATAGAAGATTCTAACTGTATTTTTTTTACTACAATTAGGTACCCTTTTGAGGCAATTTCAAGAAACAATGTCGAATTCCACCTGCAAATTAAGAGATTCAAGTTTATGCCGTGACGAAACGGCGGCATTGACTCTGAAACTAGTGGCAATAGGGTCAATTCTGGTGGCAGGAGCGACGGGTATTGCGATCCCATTGCTCGGTCGCAGGAAGAGTTTTCTTGCAACGGATGGGAATCTATTTATAGCAGCAAAAGCATTTGCTGCGGGTGTTATACTTGCTACTGGGTTTGTACATATGTTGCCTGATGCAGGAAACAATCTTACTAACTCGTGTTTACCAACTCACCCGTGGTCCGATTTTCCATTCTCTGGGTTTATTGCTATGATGGCTGCTTTGCTGACTTTGCTGGTGGATTTTGTGGGGACACAGGTGTATGAGAGGAGAGCGGAGAGTATGAAGAGGAAAGGGGATGGACTCGGTCTGGATGGGTCACTTGACTCGGTTTCCGCTGCTGGGGTTTTGCCCGCGGATCGGTTGGTGGTTAGTGGTGGTGGAGGGGGTATTGTGGGGATTCATTCTCATGATGATCATGGTCATGGTCATGATGGACATGTTGTTGAAGTCTATGATGATGGACATGGACATGGACATGGTCATTCTCATAGCTTTGGTGGAGATAGTAATGCCCGGAATGTGGTCATTTCTCAGGTAATTTTACTGCCTTTTCTGTACAATTGTACATTGAGAGCCATTTTTTTCCTTTAATCAGTTTGATGGTGAATTATAAATAAGTTATGTTTTTGGTATTTGACTATTTGATTATGTTatcttgtactccctccgtctcttttttgttttttatgttttcctttttgggtgtcccaaaatgttctttacattttcttttattttagcacataaattatttaatattctattaaaatttgtgtcaaattattattttaaccaattaaatccattggttcatttaatatctcacacttttccattggaacattaactttttctcattttcccaatatcaaaattttgataagagtgaaaacattataaataaacgtaattttcctcgtttacataaaaatttagaagaatctcaatgcacattaattaatcgttaaaacgcgtgtaaaatatcaaacgtaaaaaacaaaaagagacggagggagtactt
This sequence is a window from Spinacia oleracea cultivar Varoflay chromosome 1, BTI_SOV_V1, whole genome shotgun sequence. Protein-coding genes within it:
- the LOC110775983 gene encoding zinc transporter 4, chloroplastic — protein: MSSFFQDFLFPLLGLIPFTEHFNVFSGTLLRQFQETMSNSTCKLRDSSLCRDETAALTLKLVAIGSILVAGATGIAIPLLGRRKSFLATDGNLFIAAKAFAAGVILATGFVHMLPDAGNNLTNSCLPTHPWSDFPFSGFIAMMAALLTLLVDFVGTQVYERRAESMKRKGDGLGLDGSLDSVSAAGVLPADRLVVSGGGGGIVGIHSHDDHGHGHDGHVVEVYDDGHGHGHGHSHSFGGDSNARNVVISQVLELGIVSHSVLIGLSLGVSHSPCTIKPLVAALSFHQFFEGFALGGCIAQAQFKDKSTMIMACFFALTTPAGIAAGIGLASFYNPASPRALIVEGILDSISAGILVYMSLVDLIAADFMSKKMRSNTRLQVVSYFALFMGAALMSALAVWS